One window of Streptomyces sp. NBC_00273 genomic DNA carries:
- the lnt gene encoding apolipoprotein N-acyltransferase has product MSSSVTRTTGNEPSQSADGPRSAAATPPATARSAAHRKGLWLLRALLAALSGVLLYLSFPPRPLWWLAPFALALLAGCLHGRRARAGFGLGLLAGLGYLLPLLVWTGEEVGPVPWLALSTLEALLIGLTGLGIALVSRLPAWPLFAAAVWVAGEALRARAPFGGFPWGKLAFGQADGVFTPLAALGGTPLLSFGVALCGFGLYEVLRTTRRHPGRTTAALAALAVAAPIGAGLAARPLVSDAAEDGTAVVAVIQGNVPRLGLDFNSQRRAVLDNHAKRTVQLAEDVRAGRAPKPDFVVWPENSSDLDPYAEPDAHAVIDQAVKAIGVPVAIGAVVAPETGPLRNTMILWDPVKGPTATYDKRKIQPFGERIPMRSVVRLFSSDVDRVRRDFGPGKEPGVFDMAGSGVGMVTCFEAAFDDAVRSTVRAGAQVIAVPSNNATFGRTQMTYQQLAMDRIRAVEHSRTVLVPVTSGVSAVIRPDGKIVSQTKMFTADALVAEIPLRSGRTPATVVGPLPEYALLLLAAGGFGWILNRRIRSRRAA; this is encoded by the coding sequence ATGAGCAGCAGTGTCACCCGCACGACCGGGAACGAGCCTTCGCAGTCCGCCGACGGGCCCCGGTCCGCCGCGGCCACGCCCCCCGCGACCGCCCGGTCCGCCGCGCACCGCAAGGGGCTGTGGCTGCTGCGCGCCCTGCTCGCCGCGCTCTCGGGCGTGCTGCTCTACCTCAGCTTCCCGCCCCGCCCGCTGTGGTGGCTGGCCCCCTTCGCCCTGGCCCTGCTCGCCGGCTGCCTCCACGGCCGCCGTGCCCGGGCCGGCTTCGGCCTCGGACTCCTCGCCGGGCTCGGCTACCTGCTGCCGCTCCTCGTGTGGACCGGCGAGGAGGTCGGCCCGGTGCCCTGGCTGGCGCTGAGCACCCTCGAAGCACTCCTCATCGGCCTCACCGGCCTCGGCATCGCCCTGGTCAGCCGGCTCCCGGCCTGGCCGCTGTTCGCCGCCGCAGTCTGGGTCGCGGGCGAGGCCCTGCGGGCCCGGGCCCCCTTCGGCGGCTTCCCCTGGGGCAAGCTCGCCTTCGGACAGGCCGACGGCGTCTTCACCCCGCTCGCCGCCCTCGGCGGCACGCCCCTGCTCTCCTTCGGGGTCGCCCTCTGCGGATTCGGCCTCTACGAGGTCCTGCGCACCACCCGCCGCCACCCGGGCCGCACCACCGCCGCGCTGGCCGCGCTCGCCGTCGCCGCCCCGATCGGCGCGGGCCTCGCCGCCCGCCCGCTGGTCTCCGACGCGGCCGAGGACGGCACCGCCGTGGTCGCCGTCATCCAGGGCAACGTGCCCCGCCTCGGCCTCGACTTCAACTCCCAGCGCCGGGCCGTCCTCGACAACCACGCCAAGCGCACCGTGCAGCTCGCCGAGGACGTCAGGGCCGGTCGCGCCCCGAAGCCCGACTTCGTCGTCTGGCCGGAGAACTCCTCCGACCTCGACCCGTACGCCGAGCCCGACGCCCACGCCGTCATCGACCAGGCCGTCAAGGCCATCGGCGTACCCGTCGCCATCGGAGCCGTGGTGGCCCCGGAGACGGGTCCGCTGCGCAACACGATGATCCTGTGGGACCCGGTCAAGGGCCCCACCGCGACCTACGACAAGCGCAAGATCCAGCCCTTCGGCGAGCGCATCCCGATGCGCTCCGTCGTCCGTCTCTTCAGCTCCGACGTGGACCGGGTGCGCCGCGACTTCGGTCCCGGCAAGGAGCCCGGCGTCTTCGACATGGCCGGCAGCGGCGTCGGCATGGTCACCTGCTTCGAGGCCGCCTTCGACGACGCCGTCCGCTCCACCGTCCGGGCCGGCGCCCAGGTGATCGCCGTACCGAGCAACAACGCCACCTTCGGCCGGACCCAGATGACCTACCAGCAGCTCGCCATGGACCGGATCCGCGCCGTCGAGCACAGCCGCACCGTCCTCGTCCCCGTCACCAGCGGGGTCAGTGCCGTCATCCGCCCCGACGGGAAGATCGTCTCGCAGACCAAGATGTTCACCGCGGACGCACTGGTCGCCGAGATCCCGCTGCGCTCCGGCCGCACCCCGGCCACGGTCGTCGGTCCGCTGCCGGAATACGCGCTGCTCCTGCTGGCCGCCGGGGGCTTCGGGTGGATCTTGAACCGTCGGATCCGCTCGCGCCGCGCCGCCTGA
- a CDS encoding NUDIX hydrolase, producing MTTPDFIRRIRATAGHQLLLLPGVTAIVFDDLGRVLLGRRSDTGQWAVVGGIAEPGEQPAETAVREVYEETAVRCVVERVVLVQMTEPMTYPNGDVCQFQDITFRCRATGGEARANDHESLEVAWFEVDALPPLDPFGLERIHRALRDEPTWFEAPTALS from the coding sequence ATGACCACTCCCGATTTCATCCGCCGGATCCGCGCCACCGCCGGGCACCAGCTGCTCCTGCTCCCCGGAGTCACGGCCATCGTCTTCGACGACCTCGGCCGGGTGCTGCTCGGCCGGCGCTCCGACACCGGGCAGTGGGCGGTGGTCGGCGGCATCGCCGAGCCGGGGGAGCAGCCCGCCGAGACCGCCGTGCGCGAGGTGTACGAGGAGACGGCGGTCCGCTGCGTCGTCGAGCGCGTGGTCCTCGTCCAGATGACGGAGCCGATGACCTACCCCAACGGCGACGTCTGCCAGTTCCAGGACATCACCTTCCGCTGCCGTGCGACGGGCGGCGAGGCACGGGCCAATGACCACGAGTCCCTCGAAGTGGCCTGGTTCGAGGTGGACGCGCTGCCGCCACTGGACCCCTTCGGCCTGGAGCGGATCCACCGGGCCCTGCGCGACGAGCCGACCTGGTTCGAGGCTCCCACCGCTCTTTCGTAG
- a CDS encoding ADP-ribosylglycohydrolase family protein: MTRLDRAVGAVIGSAAGDALGAPYEFGAAGELTARGAEMAGGGGWDPGEATDDTQMAVLVAESLLERGGLELPDVFDRFQRWAAGQPKDIGLQTEDVLTNGESWELAAALHFQINARAAGNGSLMRAATSAVYFAPAGREGTMDAARRIAALTHGDRAAWEGTAILHELVRVALEGADPLAALPATLAAVHPAHRERYGRVLAPDWRPELATEFNGAVWPCLGSAVWALRTTSGFAEAVRAAVDLGGDTDTVAAVTGALAGARYGQGAVPEHWTAALHVPLPGFGDRVLDADDLRTLAQRLAAAGSR; the protein is encoded by the coding sequence ATCACCCGACTGGACCGGGCCGTGGGAGCCGTCATCGGCTCGGCGGCGGGCGATGCACTGGGCGCGCCCTACGAGTTCGGGGCGGCGGGAGAACTGACCGCGCGCGGCGCCGAGATGGCCGGGGGCGGCGGTTGGGACCCCGGTGAGGCCACGGACGACACGCAGATGGCCGTCCTCGTCGCGGAATCCCTGCTGGAGCGCGGCGGTCTCGAACTCCCCGACGTCTTCGACCGGTTCCAGCGCTGGGCCGCCGGGCAGCCCAAGGACATCGGACTGCAGACCGAGGACGTGCTGACCAACGGCGAGTCCTGGGAGCTCGCCGCGGCCCTGCACTTCCAGATCAACGCACGGGCAGCGGGCAACGGTTCCCTGATGCGGGCCGCCACCTCGGCGGTCTACTTCGCCCCCGCCGGGCGGGAGGGGACCATGGACGCCGCCCGGCGGATCGCGGCCCTGACGCACGGCGACCGGGCCGCCTGGGAGGGGACCGCGATCCTGCACGAGCTCGTCCGCGTCGCCCTGGAGGGGGCCGACCCGCTGGCCGCCCTCCCCGCGACGCTCGCCGCGGTGCATCCGGCCCACCGCGAGCGGTACGGCCGCGTGCTCGCCCCCGACTGGCGTCCGGAGCTGGCCACCGAGTTCAACGGGGCGGTGTGGCCCTGCCTGGGCTCGGCCGTGTGGGCGCTGCGGACCACCAGCGGATTCGCCGAGGCGGTACGGGCCGCCGTGGACCTGGGCGGGGACACCGACACGGTGGCCGCGGTGACGGGAGCCCTGGCCGGCGCCCGGTACGGCCAGGGGGCGGTCCCGGAACACTGGACGGCAGCGCTGCACGTGCCGCTGCCCGGGTTCGGGGACCGGGTCCTGGACGCGGACGACCTGCGCACGCTGGCTCAGCGGCTCGCGGCGGCCGGCTCCCGCTGA
- a CDS encoding TetR/AcrR family transcriptional regulator has translation MNQDRRDRLRDAAIAVLAQEGGRGLTHRAVDAAATVPTGTAKNYFPTRDALLRAAAERCAEQYRALAQTPSGSGPGPAGAVQLAALLAGLLRNVAGPGRTRVLAYLELQAEAARRPWLAALLDPVAAADFTAHAYLLRAAGLPAGPARARALTLALHGAVPHLLTGAPATLAAAGLDDLDRFTRELLAAVCEEEDR, from the coding sequence GTGAATCAGGACCGGAGGGACCGGCTGCGGGACGCGGCCATCGCCGTACTGGCGCAAGAGGGCGGGCGCGGGCTGACGCACCGGGCCGTCGACGCGGCCGCCACCGTGCCGACGGGCACCGCCAAGAACTACTTCCCGACCCGCGACGCCCTGCTGCGGGCGGCGGCCGAACGCTGCGCCGAGCAGTACCGGGCGCTGGCGCAGACCCCGTCGGGGTCCGGACCGGGGCCCGCCGGTGCGGTGCAGCTCGCGGCCCTGCTCGCGGGGCTGCTGCGCAACGTGGCCGGACCCGGCCGCACCCGGGTGCTGGCGTACCTGGAGCTCCAGGCCGAGGCGGCGCGCCGGCCCTGGCTGGCCGCGCTGCTGGACCCGGTCGCGGCGGCGGACTTCACGGCGCACGCGTACCTGCTGCGCGCGGCCGGACTGCCGGCCGGGCCGGCGCGGGCCCGCGCGCTGACCCTCGCCCTGCACGGCGCCGTCCCCCACCTGCTGACCGGCGCCCCGGCCACCCTGGCGGCGGCCGGCCTGGACGACCTGGACCGCTTCACGCGCGAACTGCTGGCGGCCGTGTGCGAGGAGGAGGACCGGTGA
- a CDS encoding FAD-dependent oxidoreductase encodes MGETWSGQGQGRAPGRGAGTAVVVGAGVGGLAAAVGLRRAGWKVTVLERRTALDRYGTAFGIHPTAQAALDRLGLGDALRARAVPYRGARIRRPDGQVLAALPLERIERRAGRPELLISRPHLIDALLAALDRLGGERIAYGRHLTDPTALAADLVVGADGINSVVRTTYFGRVVAPRPVGTDAWIGIAGFETGRYGETWGAGRFFGMTPVEAGRTNWYAAVPGATSAQEVREAFADWHDPIPRVLAGTDPATWIRYEVRHLYPALPSFVADGRIALVGDAAHAMTSHLGQGACTALLDAEALTRAVAAAGPAGLPGALRAYDTERRRSAQRVAFASRNLHRFMTGRHPALRDALVRGAGAALHRVGERRWRASGT; translated from the coding sequence ATGGGCGAAACCTGGAGCGGGCAAGGGCAAGGGCGGGCACCGGGGCGCGGCGCGGGCACGGCCGTGGTCGTCGGTGCGGGAGTCGGCGGACTCGCCGCCGCCGTCGGCCTGCGCCGCGCGGGCTGGAAGGTGACCGTCCTCGAACGGCGCACCGCGCTCGACCGCTACGGAACCGCCTTCGGGATCCACCCCACCGCCCAGGCCGCGCTCGACCGGCTCGGCCTCGGCGACGCGCTGCGGGCACGGGCCGTCCCGTACCGGGGAGCCCGGATCCGGCGCCCCGACGGGCAGGTGCTGGCCGCCCTGCCGCTCGAACGGATCGAGCGCCGGGCGGGCCGCCCCGAACTGCTCATCTCCCGGCCCCACCTCATCGACGCGCTGCTCGCCGCGCTCGACCGGCTCGGCGGCGAGCGGATCGCGTACGGCCGGCACCTCACCGACCCGACCGCACTCGCCGCCGACCTGGTCGTGGGCGCCGACGGCATCAACAGCGTGGTGCGCACGACGTACTTCGGCCGAGTCGTCGCACCGCGCCCGGTCGGCACGGACGCCTGGATCGGCATCGCCGGATTCGAGACCGGCCGCTACGGCGAGACCTGGGGCGCGGGCCGCTTCTTCGGCATGACCCCCGTCGAGGCCGGACGCACCAACTGGTACGCCGCCGTTCCCGGGGCCACCAGCGCCCAGGAGGTACGGGAGGCCTTCGCCGACTGGCACGACCCCATCCCGCGCGTGCTGGCCGGGACCGATCCCGCGACCTGGATCCGGTACGAGGTGCGACACCTGTACCCCGCGCTCCCGAGCTTCGTCGCCGACGGCCGGATCGCCCTCGTCGGCGACGCCGCCCACGCCATGACGTCCCACCTCGGCCAGGGCGCCTGCACCGCCCTCCTCGACGCCGAGGCCCTGACCCGCGCCGTCGCCGCGGCCGGACCCGCCGGGCTGCCCGGCGCCCTGCGCGCGTACGACACCGAGCGCCGCCGCAGCGCCCAACGCGTGGCCTTCGCCTCCCGCAACCTGCACCGCTTCATGACCGGCCGCCACCCGGCCCTGCGCGACGCGCTCGTCCGCGGTGCGGGAGCCGCGCTGCACCGAGTGGGCGAGAGACGGTGGCGGGCAAGCGGAACGTGA